The Paenibacillus uliginis N3/975 genome has a window encoding:
- a CDS encoding HAD hydrolase-like protein, whose amino-acid sequence MDSFFTFVSGAELDGTRSDKSEIIKYIMDHYRLDPSDTVMIGDRKHDLIGAHNNNVHSIAVGFGYGSEEELVAADPTYLIHTVQELLQSFSMVEV is encoded by the coding sequence ATGGATTCATTCTTTACCTTTGTCAGCGGAGCTGAATTGGATGGAACACGTTCAGATAAGTCTGAAATCATTAAATACATAATGGATCATTATCGATTAGATCCATCGGATACCGTGATGATTGGGGATCGAAAGCATGATTTAATCGGAGCTCACAATAACAATGTACATTCCATCGCAGTCGGTTTCGGATATGGATCGGAAGAAGAGCTTGTGGCCGCTGATCCAACTTATCTTATACATACCGTGCAGGAACTTTTACAGTCATTTAGCATGGTTGAGGTATAG
- a CDS encoding YjjG family noncanonical pyrimidine nucleotidase has protein sequence MRVNYKAIIFDLDNTLLDYDQSERICMKQALADHGLNDDLEWDEFWTVFGPINFKYWMDRNLNNHKIYQVLEHSFTDTFQALKRKNTEPQAISKTYWNLFSSTCHLEPNADTILESLHGQYKLGVISNGIGDAQRKRLTVGKLYQYFDTLIISDEVNCWKPDHRIFEHALKALDVRENEVLYIGDSLTDDYLGATNAGIDFCFYNGRGLTLQRDQNPKYMINNLMEIMKLLESGMKV, from the coding sequence ATGAGGGTGAATTATAAGGCAATTATTTTTGACTTGGACAATACACTGCTGGATTACGATCAGAGCGAGCGTATCTGCATGAAACAAGCGCTTGCTGATCATGGGCTGAATGATGACCTGGAGTGGGACGAATTCTGGACCGTCTTTGGACCGATCAATTTTAAATACTGGATGGATCGAAATTTGAACAATCATAAGATTTATCAGGTGCTGGAACATTCCTTTACGGATACGTTTCAAGCGTTGAAGCGGAAAAATACCGAGCCACAGGCCATTTCAAAAACATATTGGAATTTATTTTCCAGCACATGTCATCTGGAACCTAACGCAGATACAATTTTGGAGTCACTTCACGGGCAGTATAAATTAGGTGTGATTTCAAACGGAATAGGAGACGCGCAGCGAAAGAGGCTGACAGTAGGGAAATTATATCAATATTTTGATACGCTTATTATTTCGGATGAGGTCAACTGCTGGAAGCCGGATCACCGTATTTTTGAACATGCTCTTAAAGCGTTGGACGTCCGTGAGAACGAGGTATTATATATTGGTGATTCTTTGACTGACGATTATTTGGGTGCGACCAATGCGGGAATAGACTTCTGTTTCTATAATGGACGTGGACTGACACTTCAAAGGGATCAGAACCCCAAGTACATGATTAATAATCTCATGGAAATTATGAAACTGCTGGAGAGTGGTATGAAAGTATGA
- a CDS encoding CPBP family intramembrane glutamic endopeptidase, which produces MPHEEWAIILSRLSLIGFLIPFGWFHRFKGGKATYLAAGKWNNPIYFPFILKGFLSDPIWRFLLIFTGVTVLSFAWVIDWHRPDLGLLLIYACSFALVNAVLEEILWRGYILSGFVGILGEVKGLIVAGVGFGFYHYHLGFSWLICLLFSVFGMMMSATTIRSQGLLPVIVMHFVMNILFVLSGMIF; this is translated from the coding sequence ATGCCGCACGAAGAATGGGCTATTATACTTTCGAGGTTAAGTTTAATCGGTTTTCTTATTCCATTTGGATGGTTTCATCGCTTTAAAGGTGGGAAAGCCACATATCTCGCCGCGGGGAAGTGGAATAACCCTATTTATTTTCCATTTATCCTTAAGGGTTTTCTCTCAGACCCAATTTGGCGGTTTTTGCTGATTTTTACCGGTGTAACCGTCCTTTCATTCGCTTGGGTTATCGATTGGCACCGACCGGATTTAGGCTTGCTTCTGATTTACGCGTGTTCCTTCGCTTTGGTTAATGCCGTTTTGGAAGAGATTTTATGGCGGGGCTATATCCTCAGCGGTTTTGTTGGCATCCTAGGTGAAGTCAAAGGACTAATCGTCGCTGGCGTTGGTTTTGGATTCTACCATTACCACTTGGGTTTTTCGTGGCTGATATGTCTGTTATTCTCAGTGTTCGGGATGATGATGTCTGCTACAACTATTAGATCACAAGGCTTGCTGCCTGTCATCGTAATGCACTTTGTTATGAACATACTTTTTGTACTGAGCGGAATGATTTTTTAA
- a CDS encoding HAD hydrolase-like protein, translated as MMRYQNVLFDLDGTLTDPKIGITKSVQYALAKFGILEPDLAKLEFLLDHHCRTLLWRPIPSLRTKPGKP; from the coding sequence ATGATGAGATATCAAAATGTATTGTTCGACCTCGATGGAACCCTGACCGACCCCAAGATCGGAATTACAAAATCCGTTCAGTATGCTCTTGCCAAGTTCGGTATTCTTGAGCCTGACCTAGCCAAATTGGAGTTTTTATTGGACCACCACTGCAGAACACTTTTATGGAGGCCTATTCCTTCTCTTCGGACAAAGCCTGGAAAGCCGTAG
- the cysK gene encoding cysteine synthase A — protein sequence MSGIAKNLTDLIGNTPLLELSNFNESHHLQGKVIAKLEYFNPAGSVKDRIGYAMIKDAEEKGLLKPDSVIVEPTSGNTGIGLAFAAAALGYKLIITLPESFSMERRKLLAALGAELVLTPANEGMAGAINRAEEIAASTPGSFIPQQFNNPANPAVHRKTTAEEIWRDTNGEVDIFVAGVGTGGTISGVGEVLKQKNSNVKIVAVEPADSPVLSGGQRGAHQIQGIGAGFIPGNFNKEFVDEIVTVSNNHAIETARELAKSEGLLVGISSGAAAYAAMQLASKPENKDKNIVVLLPDSGERYLSTNLYEEI from the coding sequence ATGTCAGGAATAGCCAAAAATCTAACGGATCTTATTGGAAATACTCCGTTACTTGAACTGTCCAACTTTAATGAAAGTCATCACCTGCAGGGCAAGGTGATTGCTAAATTAGAATATTTTAACCCAGCTGGTAGCGTGAAAGACCGGATTGGATACGCGATGATCAAGGATGCCGAGGAGAAGGGCTTATTGAAACCTGATTCCGTCATTGTTGAACCGACGAGTGGAAATACGGGTATCGGTCTTGCATTTGCCGCGGCTGCACTCGGATATAAGTTGATTATCACGCTTCCAGAAAGCTTTAGCATGGAACGCAGAAAATTACTGGCTGCTCTTGGAGCAGAACTCGTGTTAACCCCCGCTAATGAGGGAATGGCAGGTGCCATTAACCGAGCGGAGGAGATTGCTGCTTCCACACCAGGCTCATTTATTCCTCAGCAGTTTAATAATCCGGCTAACCCGGCCGTTCACAGGAAGACTACAGCCGAAGAAATCTGGCGGGATACGAACGGCGAGGTGGATATTTTCGTAGCGGGGGTAGGTACTGGCGGAACGATATCAGGCGTAGGCGAAGTACTGAAGCAAAAGAACAGCAATGTAAAGATTGTTGCTGTAGAGCCAGCTGATTCACCGGTACTGTCCGGAGGACAGCGCGGTGCTCACCAGATTCAGGGGATAGGCGCGGGCTTTATCCCTGGTAACTTCAACAAGGAATTTGTTGATGAGATTGTAACGGTAAGCAACAACCACGCGATTGAAACGGCAAGAGAACTTGCTAAATCCGAAGGATTGCTCGTAGGAATATCGTCCGGGGCAGCTGCTTATGCGGCCATGCAGCTCGCGAGCAAGCCTGAGAACAAGGATAAGAACATTGTTGTCCTCCTGCCCGACAGCGGAGAGCGTTACTTATCGACGAATCTTTACGAGGAAATATAG
- a CDS encoding HAD-IA family hydrolase — protein MKYKGLIMDLEGTLLSSGKALPGAVELMQYSEINKIPVRIITNTVSKSPWDLSGLLATQGIHIPSEHIISPVTVLDEYLNCHNIRTFFFVGPDSFQSQMKTRTSSYETPEAVILCDFEYIETDYKLLNRIYHYLIQGSVLITTSYSEYYLSGGIKKLDTGSFTRMFELVSRQKAVVLGKPSRTIYETAVKQLGCLPSEIISVGDDILTDVPGAKEAGLKPVLVRTGKYRPEDELGSDDCVVVNDLYEFITRMENATLSI, from the coding sequence ATGAAATATAAAGGTCTGATTATGGATCTGGAAGGAACACTTCTTAGCAGCGGCAAGGCACTTCCGGGTGCTGTTGAACTGATGCAGTATAGTGAGATAAATAAAATTCCTGTTCGCATCATTACCAATACCGTGTCCAAGTCGCCTTGGGACCTGTCCGGGCTGCTAGCAACACAGGGGATACACATACCGTCTGAACATATCATCAGTCCAGTTACCGTGCTGGACGAATATTTGAATTGTCACAACATCCGTACTTTCTTCTTTGTCGGACCGGATTCTTTTCAGAGTCAAATGAAGACAAGAACATCATCATATGAAACTCCTGAAGCTGTTATTTTGTGTGACTTTGAGTATATTGAAACCGACTACAAGCTGCTAAACCGCATATATCACTACTTGATTCAAGGTTCTGTCCTGATTACGACCAGCTACTCGGAATACTACTTATCAGGCGGAATAAAAAAGCTCGATACCGGTTCATTTACAAGAATGTTTGAATTGGTTTCGAGGCAAAAGGCAGTAGTGCTTGGAAAACCGTCTCGCACGATCTATGAGACAGCAGTAAAGCAGCTCGGTTGTCTACCTTCAGAAATAATCAGTGTTGGGGATGATATTCTGACCGATGTGCCTGGCGCTAAAGAAGCCGGACTGAAGCCTGTGCTGGTGCGTACGGGAAAATACAGACCTGAGGATGAACTAGGTAGCGATGATTGCGTCGTAGTTAATGATTTGTATGAGTTCATTACGAGGATGGAAAATGCAACATTAAGCATTTAA
- a CDS encoding DinB family protein, translated as MYSLFLYNWQVRDEWIDVLQTRSHEELTTERIGGVGSILKTLFHIVDVEYSWLRGIEGYNDPEPVYEEYPTLQSVKLLSDKYREDLKIILQSLTDEKEQRVVKVHWNEKSFVYGEILRHAAAHEIHHMGQLSVWAKELGMERVSANFIGRGLGASI; from the coding sequence GTGTACTCATTATTTTTATACAATTGGCAGGTAAGGGATGAGTGGATTGACGTTCTACAGACACGATCGCATGAAGAGTTGACAACAGAGCGGATCGGAGGAGTAGGATCTATCCTAAAAACCTTGTTTCATATCGTGGATGTTGAGTACAGCTGGCTGCGTGGAATTGAAGGTTATAACGACCCAGAACCTGTTTATGAGGAATATCCAACCTTGCAGTCTGTTAAACTCCTATCGGATAAATACAGGGAAGATCTGAAGATCATCCTGCAATCTTTAACTGATGAAAAGGAACAAAGAGTGGTTAAAGTACATTGGAATGAGAAATCTTTTGTGTACGGTGAAATACTGCGCCATGCTGCAGCCCACGAAATTCACCATATGGGACAGCTCTCTGTTTGGGCGAAAGAGCTCGGTATGGAGCGGGTATCAGCGAATTTTATTGGCAGGGGACTAGGGGCAAGCATATAA